A DNA window from Sporosarcina sp. ANT_H38 contains the following coding sequences:
- a CDS encoding FtsW/RodA/SpoVE family cell cycle protein, translated as MKTYTKKLFRYFDFPLFFVYLLLCLFGLVMIYSSSMVVAVGRYDYPADYYLQKQLTNLKLAIPAFFLAAFFPYKNYKRKNLMIFAVIGMLFLLFLVHFIGTGDHVGATSWITTPFGNLQPSEVAKLLIIVYFSGVFAKKYESGTIDNINQSILPPVVILVLAVGSIMLETDIGGSFIIIVTALSVLAASGIKKRTFLKISGIISVGLVFAALVLYFKWESIMTPSRAGRLLSFLNPFDYIQGSGYQIANGYIAIGSGGVQGRGLGNSIQKMGYLPEPQTDVIMAVISEELGLLGAVIVIGGLGFIVLRALSIALQSKDPHGRMLAAGIGSMIGIQTFVNLGGLTGLIPLTGVTLPFISYGGTSVILLSLALGILTNVSMFVKYEKNN; from the coding sequence ATGAAAACTTATACTAAAAAGCTATTTCGCTATTTTGATTTCCCACTGTTTTTTGTCTACCTGTTACTTTGTTTATTCGGACTAGTTATGATTTACAGTTCAAGTATGGTTGTTGCAGTAGGCCGATATGATTATCCGGCTGATTATTATTTGCAAAAGCAGTTGACAAATTTAAAACTAGCCATTCCCGCTTTCTTTTTGGCGGCTTTTTTCCCGTATAAAAATTATAAACGAAAAAATTTGATGATCTTTGCTGTAATAGGTATGCTTTTTCTATTGTTTCTGGTTCATTTCATCGGTACAGGTGATCATGTAGGAGCGACTAGTTGGATAACAACACCTTTTGGTAATCTACAACCCTCGGAAGTTGCGAAATTGCTGATAATTGTCTATTTTTCAGGTGTTTTTGCAAAAAAATACGAATCTGGAACAATTGATAATATTAATCAATCAATATTACCACCTGTAGTAATTTTAGTATTAGCAGTCGGTTCTATCATGCTCGAGACAGATATCGGGGGTTCGTTCATTATCATCGTCACTGCACTTTCCGTCCTTGCAGCAAGCGGTATTAAAAAAAGAACATTTTTGAAAATTAGCGGAATAATTTCTGTGGGTCTTGTCTTTGCTGCGCTTGTCCTTTATTTCAAATGGGAATCGATCATGACTCCAAGTAGGGCAGGGCGTTTACTATCATTTCTAAATCCTTTCGATTATATCCAGGGGTCTGGTTATCAGATCGCGAATGGCTATATAGCTATCGGCTCTGGAGGCGTGCAAGGGAGAGGCCTTGGTAATTCCATTCAGAAAATGGGGTATTTACCAGAACCACAAACAGATGTCATTATGGCGGTAATTTCAGAAGAATTAGGTCTTCTTGGTGCTGTTATCGTGATAGGCGGACTGGGTTTCATCGTCTTGAGGGCGTTATCTATTGCGCTTCAGTCAAAAGATCCTCATGGACGCATGCTAGCGGCAGGAATTGGAAGTATGATAGGAATTCAAACATTCGTAAATTTGGGCGGCCTAACGGGGTTGATACCGCTTACAGGGGTTACTTTGCCGTTTATTAGCTATGGCGGTACTTCTGTTATTCTGTTATCTTTAGCTTTAGGAATATTAACGAATGTCTCAATGTTCGTAAAATATGAAAAAAACAATTAG
- a CDS encoding YlaN family protein, which yields MDIELQETYQEKALKQLQADADKIGQLIKVQMDHLTMPQCPLYEEVLDTQMYGLSREIEFAVKLGLIERTKGNEILSLLEKEMTVLHEVYTRK from the coding sequence ATGGATATAGAATTGCAGGAAACGTATCAGGAAAAGGCATTGAAGCAACTTCAAGCAGATGCCGATAAGATCGGTCAACTTATAAAAGTACAGATGGATCATTTGACGATGCCTCAGTGTCCACTCTACGAAGAAGTGTTAGATACACAAATGTATGGCCTGTCACGTGAAATTGAATTTGCCGTTAAGCTAGGCTTGATTGAGCGTACAAAGGGAAATGAAATTCTTTCTTTACTTGAGAAAGAAATGACGGTTTTGCACGAAGTATATACGAGAAAATAA
- a CDS encoding peptidyl-prolyl cis-trans isomerase: protein MESIIPIKGNVRHVITLDPTVWIFDDRRVDLKTYFTESHIEKDELEEYKKDMGKHWSREIMEGATFPPTLETEKKFEKRKVLTGTYGIQLKHFLKIAEPATNAQTLAFETSDGESHSFPLTKVDDIIFKFSDEGKPLLEGGPVHIVFKDGSNNDNPIRNVIAIRVD, encoded by the coding sequence TTGGAATCAATAATTCCGATTAAAGGAAATGTGCGTCATGTCATCACACTTGACCCGACAGTATGGATTTTCGACGATCGTCGCGTTGATTTGAAAACGTACTTCACAGAAAGTCATATTGAAAAAGACGAACTGGAAGAATATAAAAAAGATATGGGGAAACATTGGTCCCGTGAAATAATGGAAGGCGCCACTTTCCCACCAACCCTGGAAACAGAAAAAAAGTTTGAAAAACGAAAAGTTCTTACTGGAACGTATGGCATTCAATTAAAGCATTTTTTAAAAATCGCTGAACCTGCCACTAATGCACAAACACTTGCTTTTGAAACATCAGACGGCGAAAGTCACTCATTCCCACTTACAAAAGTCGATGATATCATTTTCAAATTCAGCGACGAAGGTAAACCGCTACTTGAGGGCGGTCCGGTTCACATCGTCTTCAAAGACGGTTCGAACAATGATAATCCGATTCGCAACGTCATTGCGATCCGAGTTGACTGA
- a CDS encoding YlaI family protein: protein MRVKCVICDNVGQLPDDLPLAKTLRNRPIHTYMCQECNNRISEKTIARIATGNFTFYRSSHSIEKDF, encoded by the coding sequence ATGCGTGTAAAATGCGTCATTTGTGACAATGTCGGACAACTACCCGACGATTTGCCCTTAGCAAAAACACTCCGAAATCGTCCTATCCATACGTATATGTGTCAGGAATGCAACAATCGAATTTCCGAAAAAACGATTGCACGGATTGCGACTGGAAACTTCACTTTCTACCGCAGTTCCCATTCAATTGAAAAAGATTTCTGA